Part of the Georgenia sp. TF02-10 genome, GGCCGGGGACCATCCGGCAACGGTAGACGGCGTCCTGCGCCTCGTGCCCGCCGTCGGTTGACCGCGTTGCGCTGCGCGGTTGCCACTCCTTATTAATCTTTGTAACTCGCCTCCCTTACGACTCTGGACGCTTGTGGATGTTGCAAGTGCCTGAGTGGGGCGGCGGGTGCCGAGGAACGGCCGAACCTGGTCTTGGGCGGGCCTGAGGTGGTCGGCGACGGCGCTGTAGGGCTGCTGTGCCTCGGACAACCAGTCGGCTGGTGCGGTGTCGTCGACGTCCACGAGCGCGGCCCATCGCTCGATCGGCTGGGTGTGGAGGGCGGCGAGCAGGGTGCCAAGCGCGGCCCCGACCGATGCCGCGTGCGGCTGGGTCGGGGCCCTTGAGCAGCGGCCGGCCGGGGAGCTTGCGGTAGGCGAGGCAGCCGGCGTCGCCCTCGACCAGCACGGGCACCGGCACGGGGAGCGGCGCGACCGCGGCGACGGCGCCCAGGAGATCGGCCTCGCGCACCACCTGCCCCGCAGGGCCCGTGCCGCTCAGGCGCACGACGAGGTCGCCGTCGACCTCGTACGCGGCGTGGTCCAGCCCTTCCCCGAGCAGACGGACCGACCGGGCGGGGTACCCGTGCCGCCTCGTGCCCGCCGTCGGGCCACCGCGGATCCGGATACCGTCCAGCACATGTGGTTCCAGCACGAGTCCCGGTTCGTCGACCGCCCGCAGATCGAGGCCATGTGCCAGCGCCTCCTGGTGGAGGCTCGTGAGCGGCTGCAGATCGGGCGCTACCAGTGCGTGCTGCTGCTGCCGCCGGACCTCACCCGGGCGCACTCGGGGGCCGGCTGGATCACCGAGCACCTGTACCGGCTCCTCGACGCCGAGGGCGCGGAGGTGCACGTGATCCCGACGCTGGGCCAGCACGTGCCGCACACGCCGGAGGAGAACCGCTGGATGTTCGGCTCCATCCCGGAGGAGCGGATCCATGCCCACCACTGGAAGACCGGGGTGACCAACGTCGGCACCGTGCCGGCCGACGTCGTGAGGGAGAAGACCGGCGGCGCCGTCGACTGGGAGATCCCGGTCGACCTGAACATCATGCTGGTCACCGAGCCGTGGGACCTCGTCATCAACATCGGTCACGTCGTGCCGCACGAGGTGCTGGGCTTCGCCAACCACAACAAGAACTACTTCATCGGCCTCGGCGGCAAGCGCACGCTGGGGGCGTCCCACATGGCCTCCGCCGTCTACGGCATCGAGAACAACCTCGGCAACCTGCTCACCCCGGTGCGGGCGTGCTTCAACTACGCCGAGGAGCACTTCCTCGCCGACCTGCCGGACGTCTACCTCCAGGTCGTCATGGACTACGACGACGGCGGGCGGCTGCGGCACACCGGCGTCTACGTCGGCGACGACCTCGAGACGTACCTCGCCGCGGCGCGGGCGAGCCGGGAGCAGAACATCACCGTGTTCGACGAGCCGGTGCGGAAGGTCGTCGCCGTCATGCAGGCGGACGAGTTCCGCGCCACCTGGGTGGCCAACAAGGCGGTGTACCGCACCCGGATGGCCATCGCCGACGGTGGTGAGCTCCTCGTCATCGCGCCCGGCGTCGAGCGCTTCGGGGAGCAGCCGGAGGTGGACGCGCTCATCCGGAAGTACGGGTACCTCTCCCAGGCGGAGGTCATCGACCTGTACCGGACCGAGGCGGACATGCAGGACATCCCGCACGGCACCGCGCACCTGGTGCACGGCTCCGCCGAGGGCCGGTTCACCATCACCTACGCACCGGGGATGCTCTCGCGCGCGGAGATCGAGTCCGTGGGCTACCGGTACCTGGACCTCGCGGAGGCCCAGCGCCGCTACGACCCCGAGGTCATGACGGACGGCTGGAACACCATGCCGGACGGGGAGGAGGTCTTCTACATCTCCACCCCGTCGGCCGGGCTGTGGGCAACCCGGGAGAAGCTCGAGCAGCGGGCGGGCCACGAGCTGCACCCCTGACCGACGGATCGAGGCCCTGCTCGCGCACGACGAGGCGGGGAGACAATGACCGCACCCGCCGCCGACCGGAGGAAGCTGCCGTGACCGATGACCTCAGCGACGACGTCCGAGCGGCGGTGGCCGCCGTCGGCCGGCTCCTCGAGGGCCGCGCCCCGCTGGGGGTGGCCTACTCGGGCGGGGTGGACTCCGCCACCCTCCTCGCCCTGGCCGCCCGCACGCTCGGCGCGGACGCCGTCGTGGCGATCCTCGGCGTCTCCCCGTCCCTGGCGGCGGACGAGCGCCGCGCCGCCCACGCGTGCGCGGCCGGGATCGGGGTGCGGGTGGTGGAGGTGGAGACCAGGGAGGGCGAGGTGAGCGCCTACCGGGCCAACGGCCCGGACCGGTGCTTCCACTGCAAGGACGAGCTCTTCACGCGGATCTCGGCGGAGGTCGTCGCCGATCTGGGGCTCGCCGCCGTCGCCTACGGGGAGAACGCCGACGACGCCCGGCGGCCGGACCGCCCCGGGGCCCGCGCCGCCACGGACCACGACGTCCTCCGGCCGCTCGCCGACGCGGGGCTGACCAAGGCGGCGGTGCGGGCGGTCGCGCGCGAGCTCGGGCTGCCCGTCGCGGACAAGCCGGCCGCACCGTGCCTGGCCTCGCGCATCCCGCACTTCTCGGAGGTGACGCCGGAGAAGCTGCACCAGGTGGAGGTGGCCGAGGCCGGCCTGCGCCGGCTCGGGTTCACCGACTGCCGGGTCCGTCACCACGGCGAGGTGGCCCGGGTCGAGCTCCTCGCCGAGGACATCCTGCCGGCGGCCGAGCAGCGCCAGGCCGTCCACGCCGCCGTCACCGCCGCCGGCTTCCGGTTCGTCGCCCTGGACCTGCGGGGCATCCAGTCCGGGGCCTTCACGCTCCCGCTCGTCGGTGTCACGCATGGCTGACGGGACGCGGGACGCGCCGGCGCACGCGGAGTGGCGGGTGGGTCCGGAGCTCGCCGCCGTCGCCCGCCTCGACCTGGACCGGGGTGCCCGGCGCGGATATCCCGAGGCGGTGCTGTGCGCGCCCAAGACGCCCGAGCAGGTCCGGCTCATCGCGGCCGAGGTCGCCCGTGCCGGGGTCCCCACGCTCTTCACCCGCGCCGCGCCCGAGCACGCCGCCGCGGTCCTGGCCGCGCTGCCGGACGCCCGCCACGACCCCGACGCCCGCCTGCTGGCCTGGCCGGCGGAGCCGCCGGAGCCCAGCGGCGGGCTGGTCGTGGTCCTCGCCGCGGGAACCTCCGACCTGCCGGTGGCCCGCGAGGCCGAGCTCACCGCCCGGCACCTCGGCCGGCCCACCGAGCTCGTCGTCGACGTCGGCGTCGCCGGCCTGCACCGGGTCCTCGGCCAGCTCGACCTGCTGCGCTCGGCTCGCGCGATCGTCGTCGCGGCCGGTATGGACGGTGCCCTGCCGAGCGTGGTGGCCGGCCTGGTGCCGGCGCCGGTCGTCGCGGTGCCCACCTCGGTGGGCTACGGCGCCGCCTTCGGCGGGCTCGCGCCGCTGCTCACCATGCTCAACGCCTGCGCGCCCGGGGTGGCGGTGGTCAACATCGACAACGGCTACGGGGCGGGCCACTACGCCGCCCAGGTCGCCGCGCCGTCGTCGGCGTAGGGGTCGGCACTCCGGCGGGCCAGGGCTCCACCGGGCGCGCATCTGCTGATGAAGCCGGGCCGGGGCCGATACCTTTGCCGGGAGTGACCGCCGCGGGGTTCGGTCCAGGGCCGCCGCCGCGGGTGGCGCTCCCGAGCGCGCTGCCGTGCGGGGCGCGACCGAGGCCAGCAGGACCGACCCGAAGGAGCGTTGAGATGTCCTCGACCGACCGGACCCTGCAAGAGCCCGAGACCAGCGTGGTCCACGACGACCCGTACCACCTCCACCCCGACGGCGTCCGGGAACCGCCCACCACCTGGCGGGGGTCGTTGCGGTTCTTCGGCCCCGGGCTCATCGTCTCGGCGTCGGTCGTCGGCGCCGGCGAGCTCATCACCGCCACCGCTCTCGGCGCCGAGGCCGGGTTCGTCCTGCTCTGGCTGGTCATCTTCTCCACCCTCGTGAAGGTGGCCGTGCAGGTGGAGATGGCGCGCTACTCCATCGTCACCGGGCTCGGCGGCATGGAGGGCTACACACGCGTGCCGCCCCGGCTGGGACGCGTCGGCTGGGTGTTCGTCATGTGGGCGTTGATGGCGATCTCGAAGCTCATCCAGACCGGCGGCCTCATCGGCGGCATGGCGGCGGCGCTGTCCATCCTCTTCCCGATCGGCTCCGCCCCGCTCGAGACGACGTCGCTGACCATCTGGGCCGTCGTCGTCACCGTCCTGGCCATCGTGACCCTCTACTCCAACAGGTACGGGCTCATCGAGAAGGTCGCCGTCTTCCTGACGATGACGTTCGTCGTCATCACGGTCGTCGTCGCGCTGGGGCTGCCGATGACCGAGTACGGGTACTCGGGCGGGGACCTCGCCTCCGGGCTCTCGTTCTCCCTGCCCGCCGGTGCGATCGGCGTCGCCGTCGCCATGTTCGGGCTCACCGGCGTGGGGTCGGAGGAGATCACGGCCTACACGTACTGGTGCCTGGAGAAGGGCTACGCCCGCTGGTCCGGCCCGAACGACGGCTCCGCCGGGTACAAGCGCCGCGCCCGCGGCTGGATCAAGGTCATGCAGAAGGACGCCCTCGTCTCCTGGGTCATCTACACGGTGAGCACCATGGCCTTCTACGTCATGGGTGCCGCCGTGCTGCACCCGCAGGGGCTGGTCCCGCAGGGCAACGACATGATCCAGGTGCTCTCCGAGACCTACTCCAGCGTGCTCGGCGAGTGGGGACGGATCCTCTACCTGGTCGGCGCCCTGGCCGCGCTCGGCTCGACCATCTGGGCGGCCATCCCGTCCTGGTCCCGGTCGTGGGCCAACGCCCTGAGCATCGTGGGCGTCTACGACTGGACCGACCGGCACAAGCGGAACAATTGGATGCGCTTCTTCATCGTCGCGCTCCCGACGGTCTGGCTGCTGACGTTCCTGTGGATCGCCTCGCCGTTCGTCATGATCCTCATCGGCGGGATTGCCGGGGGGATCTTCCTCGCCGCGGTGGCCGTCTCCGCCTGGTACCTGCGCACCACGTACGTCGAGCCCGACCTGCGCGGGGGGCGGTTCGCGACCGTGGCGATCGCGGTCAGCGGCATCGCGATCCTGCTGCTCGGCGTGTACACCGCGCTGAGCTCGACCGGGCTGGTCAGCATCGGCTGACCGGGTGACGTCCCTGGGCGGCGGCAGATGACTACAGCCCGGAGGCGCTCAGGCGCCAGGCGTGGCGCCTGAGCGCCTCCGGTCGCGTCGCCGACGATTCGGGCTACGTCGTCGGCCCCCCTCATCGGCGACGTCCTCGCTGCCCTCGTCCATCGCTCATTGGACGCGAGCTGGGATGTGGTCACCACCCGCATCTACCAGGTCGAGGAGCTGCTGCACGACAAGCGGCAGGAGCGGAGCTGACCATGAGCAGCGGCCAATCTTCCCGGTAGGCTGAGGAGTGACGAGAGAGTGACCACACCGCCCGGCTCCCGCGCAGGCCCCGGCTCGAGCGCAGGCCCCGGCCGCGGTGCCAGCTAGTCGACTGGCGTACACGCGGCAAGCCTGACCGTCTCACCATAGGTCCTGACCGCTCCTGCCCATCCCCGGGACCGACCGCGGGCGCCGGCTCGTGCCGCCGCCGATCACTCCTCGGCGATGATGTGCCGGAGATAGCGCCGCGGGTCGTCGAGATAGCTGCGCCAGTGCTGCACGAGCTCGAGGTCCTCCCAGGAGGTCTCCCTCAGCCCCCAGCTGCCGACCTCCAGGATCGTGGCACCGGGCAGGGCAGCCAGGACCGGGGAGTGGGTGGCGCACAACACCTGCCCTCCCTGGGCCGCGAGCGTGTGCAGCACGCCCAGCAGGGCCAGCGTGGAGCCGAACGACAGTGCGGCCTCCGGCTCGTCCAGGCAGTAGAAGCCCGGGCCGTCGAACCGCGTCTCCAGCACCTCGAGGAAGGACTCGCCGTGGCTCATCTCGTGGAACCGGGGGTCGCGGCGGCTGGGGTGCTCCTCGAGGTAGGTGTACCAGCCGTGCATGGTCTCCGCGCGCAGGAAGAACCCCCACCGCGCCGCGCCGACGCCGCGCTGGAGCCGAATCGCCTGCGGCAGCGGGGACTCGCTCGGGCGGGTCGAGTGGTGCCCGTACGGGCTGCCGCCCTCCGGGGAGAGCCCGTAGGCGACGGCGACCGCCTCCACGAGCGTGGACTTCCCGCTCCCGTTCTCCCCCACCAGGAAGGTCACGCCGGGCGGGAGGTCCAGGCCGTCCCGGAGGAGCTGGCCGACGGCGGGGACGGTCGCCGGCCACTGGCGTGCTGGCAGCGGGCGCTCCGGGTCGGGGACGACCCGGACTACCGGCTGCTGGGCGAACCCGGACGACCGCATCCGGCAACTCTAGGTCGGGGTTGCGGCCCGGTGGCAGGGCGGGTCGTGCTGGCACGTCGCGGCTGACCCACCACCGGCGGGCGGGCTCAGTCCCCGGCGACGATCTCCGCCAGCCGCGCCCGGTCGAGCACCGCTGTCCAGCGCCGCCCGGAGTCGATGATCCCGTCCCGGCGCCACCGGCTCATGGCGCGGGAGACGGACTCCGGCGTCGAGCCGGTCATGGCCGCCAGGTCAGCGCGGGTCAGCGGCAGCTGGAGCAGGGTGCCGCCGCTCCCCCGGTCCTGGCCGAGGCGGTCGGCCAGGCGGAGCAGGGTGGCGGCCACCCGGCGGGGGACGGACCCGGTGGCCTCCTCCGCGCCGGCGTGCGCGGCGGCCAGCCGGGCGGCGACGTCGTCGAGCACGCGGAGGGCGACCGCCGGGTGCTCGGTGAGCACGGCGCGGAAGTCGTCCTGGCTGATGCGCAGGGCGCAGGTGGTGGTCAGCGCCCGGGCCGTCTCGGCGTGGGTGGGCTGGCCGAGGGTGCTCAGGGCGCCGAGCAGGCCGCCGGGCGCGAGCAGGTCGGTGATGACCTCGCCGCCGCCCGCGGTCGGCCGGGTGAGCTTCACCCGCCCGGCGGCCACGACGAAGAGGTGCTCGGCCGGGTCGCCGGCGCGGTAGAGCGGGTCGCCCGCCGCCCAGGACAGGGCGACCATCCGGCGGTCGACGGCGTCCAGCACCGGCTCGGGCAGGCCGGCGAAGTACGGGACCTGCTGCAGGACGCGCAGCCGCACCGGCCGGGCGCACGGGTGCGGCTGGGCGCAGGTGCTGCGCAGCGGGGTCCGGCGCCGGGCCGGCCGCGGCTGCTCGGCGACCGAGCCGGCGACCGCGGCGGGCTGGTTCACGCCTCGCGCGCGACCCGTTCGCGCGCCTCGTCGGTGACCGGGTCCACGATGTCGGCCACGTCCGGGTGCCGCTGGACGTAGCTCTCCACGTAGCTGCACACCGGCACGGCCCGGAGGCCCTCCTCCCGGGTCCGGCGCAGCGCCTCGCCGACGAGCCGGCCCGCGAGCCCCTGCCCGCTGTGGGCCTGGTCGACCTCGGTGTGGTGGAAGATGCGCCGCCCGTCGTCGTCGACGTACCGGGCGACGCCGACGGTCTCGCCGTCGGCGGCGATCTCGAACTGTCCGGGGGCCTGGGTCACGGTGGTGGTGTCCATGCCCGGGCAACGCCCGGCGCCGGTGCCGGCATTCCACGACGGTGCGGCAAGTGGCGGCGGGCGGGCCGGCGATGGCAGTGACCCGGCCGCCGTCGCCGGCTGCACCGGTTCCCCGGCTGGTGTGCAATGGCGGCAGGAGCGGGCCGCGAGGGGAGGGTGCCGTGGACTGGTTCGCCGCCGAGAACTACGACGCGGCGCGGTTCGTGCTCCAGCGCGGCACCGCGCTGGTGTACGCGATCGCCTTCGTCGCCGTGCTGCGCCAGTTCCGGCCCCTGCTCGGCGAGCACGGGCTGCTGCCGGTGCCCCGGTTCGTGGCGCGGGTGCCGGCGCGGGCCACCCCGAGCCTGTTCCACTGGCGCTACTCCGACCGGCTGCTGGTCGCCGTCGGCGTCCTGGGCCTGGTCCTGGCGCTGTCGGTGGTGGCCGGCCTGCCCCAGGTCGGCCCGCCGTGGGTGCCGATGGTCGTCTTCCTGGTGCTGTTCGTGCTGTACCTGTCGGTGGTCAACGTCGGGCAGGTCTTCTACGGGTTCGGGTGGGAGTCCCTGCTCCTCGAGGCCGGGTTCCTCGCCGCCTTCCTCGGCTCGGACCAGGTGGCCCCGCCGATCACCGTCATCGTGCTGTTCCGGTGGCTGGTGTTCCGGCTCGAGTTCGGCGCCGGGCTAATCAAGATGCGCGGCGACCCGTGCTGGCGCGACCTGACCTGCCTGTACTACCACCACGAGACCCAGCCGATGCCGGGCCCGCTGAGCTGGTTCTTCCACCACCTGCCCCGCCCGCTGCACAAGGTCGAGGTGGCCGCGAACCACGTCACCCAGCTGGCGGTCCCGTTCTTTCTCTTCGCCCCGCAGCCGGTGGCGTCCTGGGCCGCCGCGCTGGTCGTGGTGACCCAGGCCTGGCTGGTGCTCTCCGGCAACTTCGCCTGGCTGAACTGGCTGACCATGCTGCTGGCCTTCGCCGCCGTCGGCGACGACCAGCTCGCCGCCCTGCTGCCGGCCACCGCCAGCCCCGCCCCGCACGGGCCGGCGCCGGTGTGGTTCACCGTCGTGGTGCTGGCGGTCACCGCGGTGCTGGTGGTGCTCAGCTACTGGCCGGCGCGGAACCTGCTCTCCCCCCGGCAGCGGATGAACGCCTCGTTCAACGCCTTCCACCTCATGGGCGCCTACGGCGCGTTCGGGTCGATCACCCGCCGCCGGGACGAGGTGGTGGTGGAGGGCACCCTCGCCGCGGACCCCGCCGACGGCGACTGGCGCGAGTACGTCTTCAAGGGCAAGCCCGGCCCCACCGGCCGCTGGCCGCGGCAGTGGGCGCCCTACCACCTGCGGCTGGACTGGGGCATGTGGTTCCTGGCGCTGGGCTCCCCGTCCCAGCACGGCTGGTTCCTCCGGTTCCTCCAGCGCCTCCTCGAGGCCGACCCGGCCACCCTGCGGCTGCTCGCGCAGGACCCGTTCGACGGCGCCCGGCCGGCCTGGGTGCGCGCCCGGGTCTTCCGGTACCGCTACTCCACCTGGGAGGAGCTGCGGCGCACCCGGCAGTGCTGGGTGCGCCGGGAGACCGGCCTGCTGGTGGCGCCGCAGAGCCTGCGCTCGCTGGCCGCGGGCCGCTGAGCTCCGGCGCGGCGCGGCGCCCGAGGACAGCACGGCCAGACTCCTGACCAGGATCCACTCCGGAGTGGATCCTGTGCGAGATCCGCACGAGATCCACTCCGGAGTGGATCCTGGCCAACCGGCGACCACCTCCGGCGCCGGCGCCGGCGGGGGCCTCGGCCCAGCGCCTACGGGAAGAACCCGTGCTCGTATCGCGCCCGCGGCTCCAGGCCCGGCGGCTGGGAGGGCTCGGGCAGCAGCGGCTTGCGCGGGCGCAGCCGGCGGGTGACCGGCTGCTCCGGGACGAGGGTGATCAGCTCGTCGTAGAGCCGGACGGTGACCGGCCCGTCGGCGCCCGGGTCGTCGCCGTCGTCGAGCAGGGTGCAGCGCACCCGGCCGGCCCGGATCTCCACCGCCAGCCGGTGCCCCCGCCACCGCAGCCGGAACGCGAGCCGGGTCAGGTCCGGCGGCAGGGCCGGGGCCAGCCGGAGCTCCTCCTTGACCCGGCGCAGCCCGCCCAGCCCCTCGACCAGCGCGGTCCACGTCCCGGCGAGGGAGGCGATGTGCAGGCCGTGCCGGGTGTTGCGCTGCAGGTCGCGCAGGTCCACCAGGGCGGCCTCGTGCAGGTAGTCGTGGGCCAGGCGCAGGTGCCCCACCTCCGCGCAGACCACCGCCTGGGTGCAGGCCGAGAGGGAGGAGTCCCGCACCGTCCGGGGCTCGTAGTAGTCCAGGTTGCGGGCCTTCTGCTCCTCGGTGAAGGCGTCCGGGAACCAGTGCATGGCCAGCACGAGGTCGGCCTGCTTGACCACCTGCCGGCGGTACAGCAGGGCGTAGGGGGCGTTGAGCATCAGCGGGTAGTCGTTCTCGCCGGTGAAGTCCCACTCCCCGTACCGGGTGAAGTTGGTGGACTGGGGGTGCACGCCGAGCTCGGCGTCGTAGGGGATGTGCACCGCCCCGGCCGCGCCGAGCCAGGCCGCCAGCTCGGTGTCGGTCACCCCCAGCGCCCGGGCCCGCTCGGGGTGCCGCCCGCAGGCCTCCGCGGCCGCCTGCAGGTTCCGGGCGGCCATCAGGTTGGTGAAGACGTTGTCCTCCACGACGGCGGTGTACTCGTCCGGCCCGGTGACCCCGTCCAGGTGCCACTGGCCGTGCCGGTCGTGGTGGCCCAGCCGCAGCCACAGCCGCGCGGTCTCCACCAGCACCTCCAGCCCGTGCTCCTCCTCGAGGTCCGTCTTGCCGGTGACCGTCCGGTAATCCTCGAAGGCGCGGGCGATGTCGGCGTTGATGTGGAACGCTGCGGTGCCCGCCGGCCAGTACGCCGAGGTCTCGTCCCCGTCGACGGTGCGCCATGGGAACGCCGCGCCGGCCAGGTCCAGGGTGCGGGCCCGCTCCCGGGCGCGGTCCAGCGTGCTGGCCCGCCACCGCAGGGCGTGCGCGGCCGCGTCCGGGGCGGTGTGCGTCAGGACCGGCAGGACGAAGCCCTCGATGTCCCAGAAGGTGTGCCCGCTGTACCCGGTGCCGGTCAGGCCCTTCGCGCCGATCGCCCGCCCCTCGGTCCGGGCCCCGGCCTGCAGGACGTGGAACAGCGCGAACCGCACCGCCTGCTGGATGACCGGGTCGCCGTCGACCTGCACGTCCGCCGCTGCCCAGAAGTCCCTCAGGTACTCCTCCTGGCTGCGGCGCAGCAGGTCCCAGCCGGCGTACCGGGCACCGGTGAGGGCGGCGGCCACCTGGTCCCGCAGCGCCTCGGTGCTGCGGGTGGAGGACCACCCGTAGCCCAGGTACTTCACCACCCGGAGCTTCTCCCCGGGCTGCAGCACGGTGACCACGGTGGTCCGGGCCCAGTCCTCCCTGGCCTCGTGCTCGGCGTCGTACTGGGCGTCGCACTCGATGTCGTGGTCCATCCCGGCGGCCAGCTTCAGGCCGCTGCGCCGGGTCTGGTGCAGCAGGATCGCCCCGGCCTGCTCCACGTCCTGGGAGAGGGCGACGAGGGGGTCGTCGAGGGCCTCGGCCACCCGGGGGTCGTCGCTCTCCACCTCCGGCGGGGCCTCGTTGGTGACCAGCTCGGACTGCAGCAGGATCCGGGTCCGCTCCACCGCCTCGACCACGTAGGCGATGGCGACGACCGCCCGCTGGGCGAAGGAGACCAGGCGGGTGGACCGGACCCGGATGGGCTTGCCGGCCGGGGAGACCCACTCCAGCTCCCGGTGCAGGGTGCCGGCCCGGAAGTCCAGGACCCGCTCGTGGGAGCGGAGGGTGCCGTACCGCACGTCCAGCGGCTCGTCGTCGACGAAGAGCCGGATGAGCTTGCCGTTGGTGACGTTGACGATGGTCTGCCCGGCCTCGGGGTAGCCGTACCCGCCCTCCGGGTAGGGCAGCGGGTGGTACTCGAAGAAGCCGGAGAGGTAGGTGCCCTGGGTGTAGTGCGGCTCGCCCTCGTCGAGGTTGCCGCGCACGCCCACGTGCCCGTTGGACAGCGCGAACAGGGACTCGGTCTGCCCCAGCCGGTCCAGGTCCAGCGTGGGCTCGCGCAGGCACCACGGGTCCACCGGCAGCCGCTCGGTCACAGCAGGTCCTCCAGGTCGCTCACAGCAGCTCCTCCAGGTCGCGGACGACGACGTCGGCCCCGTCCGCGCGCAGCGCACCGGCCTGGCCGAGCCGGTCCACCCCGACGACGAACCCGAAGCCGCCGGCCCGCCCGGCCGCGACGCCGGCCAGGGCGTCCTCGAAGACGGCCGCCCGTGGCGGGTCCACCCCGAGGCGCCGGGCGCCCTCGAGGAAGGTGTCCGGGGCGGGCTTGCCGCGCAGCCCGTGGGCGCGGACGTCGGTGCCGTCGACGACGGCGGCGAAGCTCGCCGCCAGGCCGGTGACGTCCAGCACCAGGCGGGTGTTCGCCGAGGAGGACACCACGGCGCGGGCCAGGCCGGCCGCCTCGGCGGCGCGCAGGTAGGCCCGGCTGCCGTCGTAGACCGCCACCCCGCGCTCGCGGATGAGGCGGAGCAGGAGCTCGTTCTTGCGGTTGCCGAGACCGGCGACGGTCTGCGCGCCGGGCGGGTCGGCGGGGTCGCCGTCGGGCAGGACGATGCCGCGGCTGGCCAGGAAGTCCCGCACGCCGTCGTAGCGGGGCTTGCCGTCGACGTGGGCGGCGTAGTCGGCGACCGGGTCGAAGGGCACGAACGGCTCGCCGGTGGCGGCCGCGCGGGTGCGGAGGTAGTCGTCGAAGGCCTGGGCCCAGGCGGCCCGGTGCACGTCGGCGGTCCGGGTGAGGACGCCGTCGAGGTCGAACAGGCAGGCCGTGATGCCCGGGGGTAGTCCCAGCACGCAGGCTCCTCTCTGATGGTGCGCGGGTGACGACGCCGGTCAGCCTCGCCGAGCGGCGGACCGGCCGCACGCCGCCCGCCGTCTCCGGGCCCGGCTACTCGCGGTTCACGGCGGTGAGCAGGACGACGGCGTCGTCCACGGCGACGAGCCCGTGCCGGGCCTGCGGCAC contains:
- a CDS encoding lactate racemase domain-containing protein yields the protein MPSAAPTDAACGWVGALEQRPAGELAVGEAAGVALDQHGHRHGERRDRGDGAQEIGLAHHLPRRARAAQAHDEVAVDLVRGVVQPFPEQTDRPGGVPVPPRARRRATADPDTVQHMWFQHESRFVDRPQIEAMCQRLLVEARERLQIGRYQCVLLLPPDLTRAHSGAGWITEHLYRLLDAEGAEVHVIPTLGQHVPHTPEENRWMFGSIPEERIHAHHWKTGVTNVGTVPADVVREKTGGAVDWEIPVDLNIMLVTEPWDLVINIGHVVPHEVLGFANHNKNYFIGLGGKRTLGASHMASAVYGIENNLGNLLTPVRACFNYAEEHFLADLPDVYLQVVMDYDDGGRLRHTGVYVGDDLETYLAAARASREQNITVFDEPVRKVVAVMQADEFRATWVANKAVYRTRMAIADGGELLVIAPGVERFGEQPEVDALIRKYGYLSQAEVIDLYRTEADMQDIPHGTAHLVHGSAEGRFTITYAPGMLSRAEIESVGYRYLDLAEAQRRYDPEVMTDGWNTMPDGEEVFYISTPSAGLWATREKLEQRAGHELHP
- the larE gene encoding ATP-dependent sacrificial sulfur transferase LarE; its protein translation is MTDDLSDDVRAAVAAVGRLLEGRAPLGVAYSGGVDSATLLALAARTLGADAVVAILGVSPSLAADERRAAHACAAGIGVRVVEVETREGEVSAYRANGPDRCFHCKDELFTRISAEVVADLGLAAVAYGENADDARRPDRPGARAATDHDVLRPLADAGLTKAAVRAVARELGLPVADKPAAPCLASRIPHFSEVTPEKLHQVEVAEAGLRRLGFTDCRVRHHGEVARVELLAEDILPAAEQRQAVHAAVTAAGFRFVALDLRGIQSGAFTLPLVGVTHG
- the larB gene encoding nickel pincer cofactor biosynthesis protein LarB, producing the protein MADGTRDAPAHAEWRVGPELAAVARLDLDRGARRGYPEAVLCAPKTPEQVRLIAAEVARAGVPTLFTRAAPEHAAAVLAALPDARHDPDARLLAWPAEPPEPSGGLVVVLAAGTSDLPVAREAELTARHLGRPTELVVDVGVAGLHRVLGQLDLLRSARAIVVAAGMDGALPSVVAGLVPAPVVAVPTSVGYGAAFGGLAPLLTMLNACAPGVAVVNIDNGYGAGHYAAQVAAPSSA
- a CDS encoding Nramp family divalent metal transporter; the protein is MSSTDRTLQEPETSVVHDDPYHLHPDGVREPPTTWRGSLRFFGPGLIVSASVVGAGELITATALGAEAGFVLLWLVIFSTLVKVAVQVEMARYSIVTGLGGMEGYTRVPPRLGRVGWVFVMWALMAISKLIQTGGLIGGMAAALSILFPIGSAPLETTSLTIWAVVVTVLAIVTLYSNRYGLIEKVAVFLTMTFVVITVVVALGLPMTEYGYSGGDLASGLSFSLPAGAIGVAVAMFGLTGVGSEEITAYTYWCLEKGYARWSGPNDGSAGYKRRARGWIKVMQKDALVSWVIYTVSTMAFYVMGAAVLHPQGLVPQGNDMIQVLSETYSSVLGEWGRILYLVGALAALGSTIWAAIPSWSRSWANALSIVGVYDWTDRHKRNNWMRFFIVALPTVWLLTFLWIASPFVMILIGGIAGGIFLAAVAVSAWYLRTTYVEPDLRGGRFATVAIAVSGIAILLLGVYTALSSTGLVSIG
- a CDS encoding AAA family ATPase — translated: MRSSGFAQQPVVRVVPDPERPLPARQWPATVPAVGQLLRDGLDLPPGVTFLVGENGSGKSTLVEAVAVAYGLSPEGGSPYGHHSTRPSESPLPQAIRLQRGVGAARWGFFLRAETMHGWYTYLEEHPSRRDPRFHEMSHGESFLEVLETRFDGPGFYCLDEPEAALSFGSTLALLGVLHTLAAQGGQVLCATHSPVLAALPGATILEVGSWGLRETSWEDLELVQHWRSYLDDPRRYLRHIIAEE
- a CDS encoding Crp/Fnr family transcriptional regulator, producing MNQPAAVAGSVAEQPRPARRRTPLRSTCAQPHPCARPVRLRVLQQVPYFAGLPEPVLDAVDRRMVALSWAAGDPLYRAGDPAEHLFVVAAGRVKLTRPTAGGGEVITDLLAPGGLLGALSTLGQPTHAETARALTTTCALRISQDDFRAVLTEHPAVALRVLDDVAARLAAAHAGAEEATGSVPRRVAATLLRLADRLGQDRGSGGTLLQLPLTRADLAAMTGSTPESVSRAMSRWRRDGIIDSGRRWTAVLDRARLAEIVAGD
- a CDS encoding GNAT family N-acetyltransferase — protein: MDTTTVTQAPGQFEIAADGETVGVARYVDDDGRRIFHHTEVDQAHSGQGLAGRLVGEALRRTREEGLRAVPVCSYVESYVQRHPDVADIVDPVTDEARERVAREA
- a CDS encoding lipase maturation factor family protein, whose product is MDWFAAENYDAARFVLQRGTALVYAIAFVAVLRQFRPLLGEHGLLPVPRFVARVPARATPSLFHWRYSDRLLVAVGVLGLVLALSVVAGLPQVGPPWVPMVVFLVLFVLYLSVVNVGQVFYGFGWESLLLEAGFLAAFLGSDQVAPPITVIVLFRWLVFRLEFGAGLIKMRGDPCWRDLTCLYYHHETQPMPGPLSWFFHHLPRPLHKVEVAANHVTQLAVPFFLFAPQPVASWAAALVVVTQAWLVLSGNFAWLNWLTMLLAFAAVGDDQLAALLPATASPAPHGPAPVWFTVVVLAVTAVLVVLSYWPARNLLSPRQRMNASFNAFHLMGAYGAFGSITRRRDEVVVEGTLAADPADGDWREYVFKGKPGPTGRWPRQWAPYHLRLDWGMWFLALGSPSQHGWFLRFLQRLLEADPATLRLLAQDPFDGARPAWVRARVFRYRYSTWEELRRTRQCWVRRETGLLVAPQSLRSLAAGR